The following proteins are co-located in the Solanum pennellii chromosome 1, SPENNV200 genome:
- the LOC107019583 gene encoding uncharacterized protein K02A2.6-like has translation MVRVPPNELHASSSPSTFAAWAMDVIGSIEPTTSNGHRVILVAIESFTKWVEATSHKSVTKMVGDDFVKNKIICTFGIPQSIISDNGTNLNNDFMRSPCEKVKISGRNSTTYVPQINGVVETTTNNIKRILCKMIYNQIHWHKKLAFALMGYRSTIRTSIGATPYFLVYGNEAVIPDEVEIPSIRIIQDVEFSDA, from the coding sequence ATGGTTCGAGTTCCTCCCAACGAACTCCATGCATCTAGTTCACCTTCGACATTCGCAGCATGGGCTATGGATGTCATTGGCTCCATCGAGCCAACAACATCTAATGGACACAGAGTCATACTTGTTGCAATTGAGTCCTTCACCAAGTGGGTCGAAGCCACCTCCCACAAATCAGTGACAAAGATGGTTGGGGatgattttgttaaaaataaaattatttgtacgTTCGGTATTCCTCAGTCAATCATCAGTGACAATGGAACCAAcctaaataatgattttatgagATCACCGTGTGAGAAGGTCAAGATCAGTGGTCGAAATTCTACAACATATGTACCACAAATTAATGGGGTTGTTGAGACAACAACTAATAACATCAAGAGGATACTGTGCAAGATGATCTATAATCAAATACATTGGCATAAAAAGCTAGCCTTCGCATTGATGGGGTATCGCAGCACAATTAGAACTTCTATTGGGGCCACACCTTACTTTCTAGTATATGGTAATGAAGCTGTGATACCTGATGAAGTAGAGATACCGTCTATTAGGATTATTCAGGATGTAGAGTTCAGTGACGCTTAA
- the LOC107014682 gene encoding uncharacterized protein LOC107014682: MLKRGQTFQKKTSQKPSENTKDQVCHKCGSPDHFIKFCPLWALEQKKANFEKVKDIKNDKYIPTNRRMTNQEADLSTRRAFAAMGDLSEEEFEDGGFENQSLLAIEQSNKYDFLALIAETDSEDDEEDDKQSKVSFHHIKVNIESYSKKELESLLSTLIDAYQSVNSEREQVMENYASLREVNDNLEKHNHFLQNKLKEQIKISELSHKGKNSASELQLALEEKIKLLTIKYQALTERNRLLQENLDHTKLDLERNLRWTRSSEILTQIQEKQTTSRSGIGFKKQNNLVSHTIHMSKSLCTHCGNSGHLKNQCKALFEAFQKNVKFTKKEKTDTAKNLVRNKNAPNKRFSYLPLWARRNLIHPFTHIKGPKLIWVPKTNL; the protein is encoded by the coding sequence ATGCTAAAGAGAGGGCAGacctttcaaaagaaaacttctcaAAAACCATCTGAAAACACTAAAGACCAGGTTTGTCATAAATGTGGGAGCCCAGATCACTTCATCAAATTCTGTCCACTTTGGGCTTTAGAGCAGAAAAAGGCAAACTTTGAGAAggtcaaagacatcaagaatgATAAGTACATTCCCACAAACAGAAGAATGACCAATCAAGAAGCGGATCTTTCAACGAGAAGAGCCTTTGCCGCTATGGGGGACTTATCTGAAGAAGAATTTGAGGATGGAGGGTTCGAAAATCAGTCACTACttgcaatagaacaatcaaataaatatgattttcttgcacTCATTGCTGAAACAGATtctgaagatgatgaagaagatgacaaacaaagcaaggtaagttttcatcacatcaaagtaaatattgaatcatattctaAAAAGGAACTAGAGTCTTTATTGAGTACTCTTATAGATGCATATCAGTCtgtcaattctgaaagagaACAAGTGATGGAAAACTATGCATCTTTAAGAGAAGTCAATGACAATCTTGAGAAACACAATcactttcttcaaaataaattaaaagaacagaTTAAAATCTCAGAGTTAAGTCACAAGGGCAAAAACTCTGCTAGTGAACTTCAATTAGctctagaagaaaaaataaaattgttaaccaTAAAATATCAAGCTTTAACAGAAAGGAATAGGTTGTTACAAGAAAATCTTGATCATACCAAACTGGATCTGGAAAGAAATCTTAGATGGACCAGGTCCTCTGAAATTTTAACTCAGATTCAAGAAAAGCAAACCACTAGTCGAAGTGGGATAGGTTTTAAAAAACAGAATAATCTTGTGTCACACACTATTCACATGTCTAAAAGTTTATGCACTCATTGTGGAAACTCAGGTCATTTAAAGAATCAATGTAAAGCTTTATTTGAGgcttttcagaaaaatgttaagttcaccaaaaaggaaaagactGATACGGCTAAGAACCTGGTTCGAAATAAAAATGCTCCAAATAAAAGGTTTTCTTATTTGCCTTTATGGGCTAGAAGAAATCTTATTCATCCTTTTACTCACATAAAGGGGCCCAAGCTAATCTGGGTTCCCAAGACTAATCTTTGA